GGACCTTTTTTCCCAAAATCTGCGACTAGGAATAAACCCGTGCCGGCAGCCTCATTCCCGATCCGAATCCTGGTAGGGCCGGACCGACCAGGGAAAGCGAGCCAAGGCTTTTTCATTGGCAAAGGCTTCGACCTCGTTCTGAAAGGCGGTGTAGCTATCCAGCAGTTCCCGACCGAGATCGGTCAGGACAAAACCGCGACGACCCTTCTCCCGGACCAGCAACGGCCCCCCGACTTCCTCTTCGGTGGACCGGATCTTGCCCCAGGCCGCCCGGTAGGACATGTTCATGGCCTGGGCCGCCTTGTTCAACGACCCGAATTCCTGAACCTTCTGCAGAAGCAGGACCCTGCCCAGACCAAAGACCATATTCCCTTTGCTGGTCTCGAACCAGACATGGGTCCGCAACACATACGCGCTCGTTTCCATGGCCACTCCCTGTTGACTGTCCAATTATGTTAAATCGAACATAGACCCTGGCGCCCGTCCTTG
The window above is part of the Deltaproteobacteria bacterium genome. Proteins encoded here:
- a CDS encoding LysR family transcriptional regulator, whose protein sequence is METSAYVLRTHVWFETSKGNMVFGLGRVLLLQKVQEFGSLNKAAQAMNMSYRAAWGKIRSTEEEVGGPLLVREKGRRGFVLTDLGRELLDSYTAFQNEVEAFANEKALARFPWSVRPYQDSDRE